In Nocardia asteroides, the following proteins share a genomic window:
- a CDS encoding fumarate reductase/succinate dehydrogenase flavoprotein subunit has protein sequence MSEVEQHDYDVVVIGAGGAGLRAVIEAREQGLSVAVVCKSLFGKAHTVMAEGGCAASMGNANEKDNWQTHFRDTMRGGKFLNNWRMAELHAREAPDRVWELETYGALFDRTPDGRISQRNFGGHTYPRLAHVGDRTGLELIRTMQQKIVSLQQEDYAATGDYEARIKVFAECTITELLTDGGRIAGAFGYWRESGGFVLFKTPAVVLATGGIGKSYKVTSNSWEYTGDGHALALRSGATLINMEFLQFHPTGMVWPPSVKGILVTEGVRGDGGVLKNSEGKRFMFDYIPPVFKGQYAESEAEADQWLRDNDSARRTPDLLPRDEVARAINEEVKAGRGTEHGGVYLDIASRMPADEIVRRLPSMHHQFKELADVDITAEPMEVGPTCHYVMGGIEVDPDSGAAVVAGLFAAGECSGGMHGSNRLGGNSLSDLLVFGRRAGLGAAAYVKQLPDRPVPADADIAAATKTALAPFDPPASGEGENPYTLHAELQQTMNDLVGIIRKEHEVREAIEKLEQLRARYAAVAVTGARQFNPGWHLALDLANMLLVSECVAQAALLRTESRGGHTRDDHPGMNPDWRNKLLVCAIDPATARRQVPAVTVTPADQLPMRDDLLALFELTELEKYYTEQELAAHPAAGSTEGKA, from the coding sequence ATGTCAGAAGTGGAACAGCACGACTACGACGTCGTGGTGATCGGGGCGGGCGGCGCGGGTCTGCGCGCGGTGATCGAGGCCCGCGAGCAGGGTCTGTCGGTGGCGGTGGTGTGCAAGTCGCTGTTCGGCAAGGCGCACACCGTGATGGCCGAGGGCGGCTGCGCGGCGTCGATGGGCAATGCCAACGAGAAGGACAACTGGCAGACCCATTTCCGCGACACCATGCGCGGTGGCAAGTTCCTCAACAACTGGCGGATGGCCGAGCTGCACGCCCGCGAAGCCCCCGACCGGGTGTGGGAGCTGGAAACCTATGGCGCGCTGTTCGATCGGACCCCGGACGGCCGGATCAGCCAGCGCAACTTCGGCGGCCACACCTATCCGCGGCTGGCGCACGTCGGCGACCGCACCGGTCTGGAACTCATCCGCACCATGCAGCAGAAGATCGTGTCACTGCAGCAGGAGGACTACGCCGCCACCGGCGACTACGAGGCCAGGATCAAGGTCTTCGCCGAGTGCACCATCACCGAGCTGCTCACCGACGGCGGCCGCATCGCAGGCGCCTTCGGCTACTGGCGCGAGTCGGGCGGGTTCGTGCTGTTCAAGACGCCCGCCGTGGTGCTGGCCACCGGTGGAATCGGCAAGTCCTACAAGGTGACCTCCAATTCCTGGGAGTACACCGGCGACGGGCACGCGCTGGCGCTGCGTTCGGGCGCCACGCTGATCAACATGGAGTTCCTGCAGTTCCATCCCACCGGGATGGTCTGGCCGCCGAGTGTGAAGGGCATCCTCGTCACCGAGGGCGTGCGCGGCGACGGCGGCGTGCTCAAGAACTCCGAGGGCAAGCGGTTCATGTTCGACTACATCCCGCCGGTGTTCAAGGGCCAGTACGCCGAGTCCGAGGCCGAGGCCGATCAGTGGTTGCGCGACAACGACTCCGCGCGCCGCACCCCCGACCTGCTCCCCCGCGACGAGGTCGCCAGGGCGATCAACGAGGAGGTGAAGGCGGGGCGCGGCACCGAGCACGGCGGCGTGTACCTCGACATCGCCTCGCGCATGCCCGCCGACGAGATCGTGCGCAGGCTGCCGTCGATGCACCACCAGTTCAAGGAACTGGCCGACGTCGACATCACGGCCGAGCCGATGGAAGTCGGTCCCACCTGCCACTACGTGATGGGCGGCATCGAGGTCGACCCCGATTCCGGCGCGGCGGTGGTGGCCGGATTGTTCGCCGCCGGTGAGTGTTCCGGCGGCATGCACGGCTCGAACCGGCTCGGCGGCAACTCGCTGTCGGATCTGCTGGTGTTCGGCAGGCGGGCCGGACTCGGCGCCGCGGCCTACGTCAAACAGCTCCCCGACCGGCCGGTCCCGGCCGACGCCGATATCGCGGCAGCAACGAAAACCGCACTGGCGCCGTTCGATCCACCCGCGTCGGGCGAGGGGGAGAACCCCTACACCCTGCACGCCGAACTCCAGCAGACGATGAACGACCTGGTCGGCATCATCCGCAAGGAGCACGAGGTCCGCGAGGCCATCGAGAAGCTGGAACAGCTGCGCGCCAGGTACGCCGCGGTCGCGGTGACCGGCGCGCGCCAGTTCAATCCCGGCTGGCACCTGGCCCTGGACCTGGCCAACATGCTGCTGGTCAGCGAATGCGTGGCGCAGGCCGCGCTGCTGCGCACCGAGAGCCGCGGCGGCCACACCCGCGACGACCATCCGGGCATGAACCCGGACTGGCGCAACAAGCTGCTGGTGTGCGCGATCGACCCGGCCACCGCGCGGCGGCAGGTGCCCGCGGTGACCGTCACCCCGGCCGATCAGCTGCCGATGCGGGACGACCTGCTCGCCCTGTTCGAGCTGACCGAACTCGAGAAGTACTACACCGAGCAGGAATTGGCCGCGCATCCGGCGGCGGGCTCGACCGAGGGAAAGGCGTAA
- a CDS encoding succinate dehydrogenase/fumarate reductase iron-sulfur subunit: MGYDARFRVWRGDLDGGGLEDFTVLVNEGEVVLDIIHRLQATQAPDLAVRWNCKAGKCGSCSAEVNGRPRLLCMTRMSTFTQDEVITVTPMRTFPIIKDLVTDVSFNYQKAREIPSFAPPPDLAPGEYRMKQVDVERSQEFRKCIECFLCQNTCHVVRDHEDNKQAFAGPRYLMRITELEMHPLDTGDRRELAQEEAGLSYCNITKCCTEVCPEHIKITDNALIPLKERVVDRKYDPIVWLGNKLFRR; encoded by the coding sequence ATGGGGTACGACGCCCGGTTCCGGGTCTGGCGCGGTGATCTCGACGGTGGCGGTCTGGAGGACTTCACCGTGCTGGTCAACGAGGGCGAGGTGGTGCTCGACATCATCCACCGCCTGCAGGCCACCCAGGCGCCCGATCTGGCGGTGCGCTGGAATTGCAAAGCGGGCAAATGCGGTTCGTGCTCGGCGGAGGTGAACGGCAGACCGCGGTTGCTGTGCATGACGCGCATGTCGACGTTCACCCAGGACGAGGTGATCACGGTGACGCCGATGCGCACCTTCCCGATCATCAAGGACCTCGTCACCGACGTCTCGTTCAATTACCAGAAGGCAAGGGAGATTCCGTCGTTCGCGCCGCCGCCGGACCTGGCGCCGGGCGAGTACCGGATGAAACAGGTCGACGTGGAGCGCTCGCAGGAGTTCCGCAAGTGCATCGAGTGTTTCCTGTGCCAGAACACCTGCCACGTGGTCCGCGACCACGAGGACAACAAGCAGGCATTCGCCGGGCCGCGCTATCTGATGCGGATCACCGAATTGGAGATGCATCCGCTCGACACCGGTGACCGGCGGGAGCTGGCTCAGGAGGAGGCGGGCCTGAGCTACTGCAATATCACCAAATGCTGTACCGAGGTCTGCCCGGAACATATCAAGATCACCGACAACGCGCTGATCCCGCTGAAAGAGCGGGTGGTGGACCGTAAATACGATCCGATCGTCTGGCTGGGCAACAAACTGTTCCGGCGGTGA
- a CDS encoding DUF397 domain-containing protein, giving the protein MNSKRDIDTSGATWLRAGAAGEGSSVEVAMLPDGYVALRDGKNAGGPVLIFTPSEWSAFTAGVHDGEFDRP; this is encoded by the coding sequence GTGAACAGCAAGCGCGATATCGACACCTCCGGCGCCACCTGGCTGCGCGCCGGTGCCGCGGGGGAGGGCAGCAGTGTCGAGGTGGCCATGCTGCCGGACGGTTACGTGGCGCTGCGGGACGGCAAGAATGCGGGCGGACCGGTGCTGATCTTCACGCCCAGCGAATGGTCCGCCTTCACCGCGGGCGTGCACGACGGCGAGTTCGATCGTCCTTGA
- a CDS encoding DUF397 domain-containing protein: MSFDLVDAHWFKSTRSGAGKDCVEVAFLYGGRVGVRDSKNPAGPALVFDGPSWDAFTDSIDSGAFACALGAR; encoded by the coding sequence ATGAGTTTCGATCTCGTCGACGCACACTGGTTCAAGAGCACGCGCAGCGGCGCGGGCAAGGACTGCGTCGAAGTGGCGTTCCTCTACGGCGGACGCGTCGGCGTACGCGACAGCAAGAACCCGGCCGGCCCCGCCCTGGTCTTCGACGGCCCGAGCTGGGACGCCTTCACCGACAGCATCGACAGCGGCGCCTTCGCCTGCGCGCTGGGCGCACGGTGA